Proteins encoded together in one Drosophila albomicans strain 15112-1751.03 chromosome 2R, ASM965048v2, whole genome shotgun sequence window:
- the LOC117576183 gene encoding uncharacterized protein LOC117576183, whose amino-acid sequence MEKTRLRLKQILEQNSQPHLSSSIKELKLKNCKASHHVKNLTNWGRIILLFGLIVFALKYYHSELQGRRCALSLIRPLSYAFRPPENCDFCSQIKSIPYVSKLSPSEFKSYYGYSGAPIVVSDALQNWTASTTFNFRYFQNAYRKARRKQRLRHCQFLPYKTGFQDIYEALEMSPARIDSVMGEAPWYFGWSNCHAETTDQFRKHYSKPYFLPEDSENNVVDWIFMGTAGMGAQMHIDNVRLPSWQAQLAGSKLWILVPPPECYFRCARFEVIVRQGEMIVLDTNRWYHQTFVQPGAVSITIGAEYD is encoded by the exons ATGGAAAAGACGCGCCTCAGATTGAAACAGATATTGGAACAAAATAGTCAACCTCATTTAAGTTCAAGTATTAAGGAACTGAAACTTAAAAACTGCAAGGCTTCGCATCATGTTAAAAACCTGACTAACTGGGGAAGAATTATACTATTGTTCGGTCTGATAGTATTCGCGTTGAAATACTATCACTCTGAGTTGCAAGGACGT CGTTGTGCCTTGTCTTTGATTCGGCCATTGAGCTACGCGTTTCGACCACCTGAGAATTGTGATTTCTGTAGCCAAATAAAGAGCATACCATATGTCAGTAAACTCAGCCCCTCtgaatttaaatcatattatGGATATAGTGGTGCACCAATTGTGGTCAGTGATGCATTACAAAACTGGACAGCGTCGACG ACCTTTAATTTTCGGTACTTTCAAAATGCCTACCGTAAAGCTAGACGCAAACAACGTTTGCGCCACTGCCAGTTTTTGCCATATAAAACAGGCTTTCAGGATATCTACGAAGCCTTAGAGATGTCACCAGCGCGAATCGATTCGGTGATGGGAGAAGCTCCTTGGTACTTTGGCTGGAGCAATTGTCATGCTGAGACTACTGATCAATTTCGCAAGCACTACAGCAAACCCTATTTTCTACCCGAAGACTCAGAGAACAATGTAGTAGACTGGATATTTATGGGAACAGCGGGAATGGGTGCCCAAATGCAT ATTGACAATGTACGATTACCCTCCTGGCAAGCGCAATTGGCAGGCAGTAAGCTCTGGATTCTGGTTCCCCCACCTGAGTGCTATTTTCGTTGTGCTCGCTTTGAAGTGATAGTGCGACAAGGAGAAATGA
- the LOC117575075 gene encoding eclosion hormone: MCTHKILMMLCMAMTIACLLQTGDTYPSIGHYGKRFDPMSGIDFIQICLNNCAQCKKMFGDYFQGQTCAESCLKFKGKAIPDCEDIGSIAPFLNALE; this comes from the exons ATGTGCACACATAAGATCCTGATGATGCTGTGTATGGCGATGACAATTGCTTGCCTGCTGCAGACAGGGGATACATACCCTTCCATTGGACATTATGGAAAGAGATTCG ATCCAATGAGTGGAATTGATTTTATACAGATTTGTCTCAATAACTGTGCGCAatgtaaaaaaatgtttggtGATTACTTCCAAGGACAGACTTGCGCCGAATCGTGCCTAAAGTTTAAAGGGAAGGCCATTCCTGATTGTGAAGATATTGGATCCATAGCACCATTCCTCAATGCCCTTGAGTAA